The following coding sequences lie in one Sesamum indicum cultivar Zhongzhi No. 13 linkage group LG9, S_indicum_v1.0, whole genome shotgun sequence genomic window:
- the LOC105170522 gene encoding 40S ribosomal protein S16, with product MATPTESVQCFGRKKTAVAVTHCKRGRGLIKINGVPIELVQPEILRYKAFEPILLLGRHRFAGVDMRIRVKGGGHTSQIYAIRQSIAKALVAFYQKYVDEQSKKEIKDILVRYDRTLLVADPRRCEPKKFGGRGARARFQKSYR from the coding sequence ATGGCGACGCCGACTGAATCCGTACAATGTTTTGGACGTAAGAAAACAGCGGTGGCCGTTACTCACTGCAAGCGTGGCCGCGGACTGATCAAAATCAACGGAGTCCCAATTGAGCTCGTTCAGCCGGAAATCCTGCGATACAAGGCTTTCGAGCCAATCCTACTCCTCGGCCGCCACCGCTTTGCTGGCGTCGACATGCGCATCCGCGTCAAGGGTGGAGGTCACACCTCTCAGATCTACGCCATTCGTCAGTCCATTGCGAAAGCGCTCGTCGCCTTTTACCAGAAGTACGTTGACGAGCAGTCGAAAAAGGAGATTAAGGATATTCTCGTGAGGTATGATAGGACTTTGCTGGTGGCTGATCCAAGGCGCTGTGAGCCCAAGAAGTTTGGAGGTCGTGGTGCCCGTGCCAGGTTCCAGAAATCCTACCGTTGA
- the LOC105170521 gene encoding probable sodium/metabolite cotransporter BASS3, chloroplastic, with product MSSVSCLSLQTTQKTLFFRPNSLAKNSISLKNPSFSPVARGFSRIAKDAKGGSLRALACSTSSPFIGKVGLHKREGNFSLLSFGLDPKVSVEAEVKSDASQLLSALLPFVVALTAVAALSKPSTFTWVSKELYAPALGGIMLSIGIKLSIDDFALAFKRPVPLFIGFIAQYVLKPALGVFVARAFGISPMFYAGFVLTSCVAGAQLSSYGSFLSKGDVALSILLTSSSTIASVLVTPLLTGLLIGSVVPVDAVAMSKSILQVVLAPVTLGLVLNSYAKPFVSILQPVMPFVAMVCTSLCIGSPLAINRSQILSAEGLRLIGPVLSFHAVAFTLGYWISKMQPLRLEEEVCRTISLCTGMQSSTLAGLLASQFLGSTQAVPPACSVVAMAIMGLCLASFWGSGYRIRDLPSLLAPRAGSKVNI from the exons ATGTCTTCAGTTTCATGTCTTTCCCTTCAAACCACTCAAAAGACTCTATTTTTCCGCCCGAATTCATTGGCCAAGAACTCAATTTCCTTAAAGAACCCTTCTTTTTCTCCTGTTGCAAGAGGGTTTTCAAGAATCGCAAAGGATGCTAAGGGGGGCTCTCTGCGTGCTCTTGCTTGCTCAACGTCATCGCCTTTCATAGGGAAAGTTGGGCTGCACAAACGAGAGGGGAATTTTTCTTTGCTGTCTTTTGGTTTGGACCCCAAGGTCTCTGTGGAGGCGGAAGTGAAGTCTGATGCTTCTCAACTTTTGTCGGCTCTGCTTCCGTTTGTGGTGGCGCTCACGGCTGTTGCTGCCCTTTCCAAGCCTTCGACTTTCACTTG GGTGTCGAAGGAATTGTATGCTCCTGCACTTGGAGGCATTATGTTGTCCATTGGAATCAAACTCTCAATCGATGATTTTGCTCTAGCATTTAAAAG ACCTGTGCCATTGTTCATCGGATTTATTGCTCAATATGTGTTGAAACCAGCACTTGGGGTTTTTGTGGCACGGGCTTTTGGGATATCTCCGATGTTCTATGCTGGTTTTGTCCTGACTTCATGTGTTGCAGGGGCTCAACTATCTAGCTATGGCAGCTTCTTGAGTAAAGGAGATGTGGCCTTAAGCATTCTTTTGACCAGCTCATCGACCATTGCCTCAGTTCTTGTTACTCCTCTGTTAACAGGCCTTCTCATTGGCTCTGTCGTTCCAGTTGATGCCGTTGCTATGTCAAAATCTATTTTGCAG GTGGTTCTTGCTCCTGTCACTCTTGGTTTGGTGCTAAACTCTTATGCCAAACCATTTGTATCTATTCTACAACCTGTTATGCCGTTTGTTGCAATGGTGTGTACTTCATTGTGTATTGGGAGCCCTCTTGCTATCAACAGGAGCCAAATCCTTTCGGCTGAGGGTCTGAGATTAATTGGTCCGGTGCTATCATTTCACGCAGTAGCATTTACGTTGGGCTATTGGATCTCCAAAATGCAACCTCTGAG GTTAGAGGAAGAAGTTTGCAGGACAATTTCATTGTGCACAGGGATGCAAAGCTCAACGCTAGCAGGACTTCTTGCGAGTCAGTTTCTGGGCAGCACTCAAGCCGTTCCCCCTGCTTGCTCAGTTGTCGCCATGGCCATCATGGGCCTCTGCCTGGCATCCTTCTGGGGCAGTGGATATAGAATCAGAGACTTGCCATCTCTTCTAGCTCCAAGAGCTGGCTCGAAAGTAAACATTTAA
- the LOC105170519 gene encoding uncharacterized protein LOC105170519, translating to MVSLRHFLIVLAILFICSSLLSGANSDGASGSSIYEVLKVHGLPMGLLPKGVKNFSLDNSGKFEVHLDQACNAKFENELHYDRNVSGTISYGKIDGLSGISAQDLFLWFPVIEIRVDIPSSGLIYFNVGVVSKQFSLSSFETPRDCLAVPGPDLQYGRQIVETVNKVRSGKLRYELDQDTALRTAL from the exons atggttTCTTTGCGCCATTTTCTGATCGTTCTTGCCATTCTCTTCATCTGTTCATCGTTACTATCAGGGGCGAATTCTGATGGAGCGTCTGGATCGTCAATATACGAAGTTTTGAAGGTTCACGGGCTGCCAATGGGATTGCTCCCCAAGGGGGTCAAGAATTTCAGCTTGGATAATTCTGGGAAATTCGAGGTTCACTTAGATCAGGCTTGCAATGCCAAGTTCGAGAACGAGCTTCACTACGACAGGAATGTCTCGGGCACCATTAGTTACGGGAAGATCGACGGGCTGTCGGGGATTTCGGCGCAggatttgtttttgtggtTTCCGGTGATTGAAATCCGGGTCGATATTCCCAGCAgcggattgatttactttaatgTGGGCGTTGTCTCGAAGCAGTTTTCTTTGTCTTCGTTTGAAACCCCGAGAGATTGTTTGGCTGTTCCGGGTCCGGATCTTCAGTATGGAAGGCAAATAGTGGAGACTGTTAACAAG GTTCGATCAGGGAAGCTCCGGTATGAACTTGATCAGGATACTGCTCTGAGGACGGCATTGTAG